A stretch of the Filimonas lacunae genome encodes the following:
- a CDS encoding M56 family metallopeptidase, producing the protein MRLCVNLSIIGDRLLQAFSWMLIHSLWQGLLLAIVAAVWMQLSKRGVARVRYAVVLALLGLFIIACGCTFIHELSGAAHAIVPLAETIGHNASGWVYLSSVQGWVVVSVDFISAHAFWLVLIWAVFFVWRSVKMVQGVRYLQRTKYRYTQIAIDWQERFTVLCGQLHIKGRIRLLESAWVKVPMVIGHLKPVVLMPVGLLAGLPVEQVEAVLLHELAHIRRCDYLVNLLQVVSETVFFFNPGFLWVSALLRDEREHCCDDVALEQTGNKRGFIEALIRFKEHAMSGPGAAVAFPGKKNQLLHRVSRIIDNKNQSLAAGEKMFCVAGVLLLSFALLVAAIAQLRSVESEVLSRRGVVSDDVNSVAMQPELMSVVSDDNTTLFTKEEKRGFVATKQPVGNVVVTGPVATRSGATVVEAVVLSVVREKLEYKRAAIKEEVLCQQELRKLDQTQAGKDRQQVMLNAVQAERNRLLAEMDKVQAERDRVQAAKDRQQAARDCEQAKLDRLQAEKDRIQADKDRAQADRDRVQADRDRANAEKDRLQAMKDREITSHL; encoded by the coding sequence ATGCGATTGTGTGTAAACCTCTCTATTATAGGTGACCGGCTTTTGCAGGCTTTTAGCTGGATGCTGATACATTCGCTGTGGCAGGGATTGTTGCTGGCTATTGTGGCGGCTGTTTGGATGCAGCTGAGTAAAAGAGGGGTGGCTCGTGTAAGGTATGCGGTTGTGCTTGCATTGCTGGGGCTTTTTATAATAGCGTGTGGCTGCACTTTTATTCATGAGTTAAGCGGTGCGGCTCATGCCATAGTGCCGCTGGCAGAAACTATAGGGCACAATGCCTCGGGGTGGGTGTACTTATCATCTGTTCAGGGGTGGGTGGTAGTGAGTGTGGATTTTATCTCTGCTCATGCTTTCTGGCTGGTGTTGATATGGGCGGTATTCTTTGTTTGGCGTAGTGTAAAGATGGTGCAGGGGGTGAGGTATTTGCAGAGGACAAAGTATCGGTATACACAAATTGCGATTGACTGGCAGGAGCGCTTTACGGTGCTTTGCGGTCAGCTGCATATTAAAGGGCGTATCCGGTTGCTGGAATCGGCATGGGTTAAGGTTCCTATGGTAATAGGGCATTTGAAACCGGTGGTGCTGATGCCGGTGGGATTGTTGGCCGGGTTGCCTGTTGAGCAAGTAGAAGCGGTGTTGTTGCATGAACTGGCACATATACGCAGGTGTGATTACCTGGTGAACCTGTTGCAGGTAGTAAGTGAAACGGTGTTCTTTTTTAATCCGGGTTTCTTGTGGGTGTCTGCTTTGTTGCGGGATGAGCGGGAGCATTGTTGTGATGATGTAGCGTTGGAGCAAACAGGTAACAAAAGAGGGTTTATAGAAGCGTTGATTCGTTTTAAAGAACATGCTATGAGTGGGCCTGGTGCAGCCGTGGCTTTTCCTGGTAAAAAGAACCAGTTGTTGCATAGGGTAAGTCGCATTATTGATAATAAAAATCAATCGCTGGCAGCGGGAGAAAAGATGTTTTGCGTGGCTGGTGTGCTGTTGTTATCGTTTGCTTTGTTAGTGGCGGCTATTGCGCAGCTGCGGAGTGTGGAAAGTGAGGTGTTGAGCAGGCGAGGTGTTGTATCTGATGATGTGAATAGTGTTGCTATGCAGCCGGAGTTGATGTCAGTGGTTTCAGATGATAATACAACGTTGTTTACAAAGGAGGAAAAGCGAGGGTTTGTGGCAACGAAACAGCCGGTTGGTAATGTGGTGGTTACCGGGCCTGTGGCTACGCGAAGCGGGGCGACTGTTGTTGAAGCGGTGGTGTTGAGTGTTGTCCGGGAGAAATTGGAGTATAAGAGGGCTGCTATTAAAGAAGAGGTATTATGTCAGCAAGAGTTACGGAAGTTGGATCAAACTCAGGCGGGAAAAGACAGGCAGCAGGTAATGTTGAATGCTGTGCAAGCGGAAAGGAACAGGCTGCTGGCGGAAATGGATAAAGTGCAGGCGGAACGGGATAGGGTGCAAGCTGCTAAAGATCGCCAACAGGCTGCAAGAGACTGTGAGCAGGCAAAGCTGGACAGGTTACAGGCGGAAAAAGATCGCATACAGGCGGATAAAGACCGTGCGCAAGCAGATAGAGATCGTGTGCAGGCGGACAGGGATCGCGCAAATGCTGAAAAAGACAGGCTGCAGGCTATGAAAGATCGCGAGATTACTTCGCATTTGTAA
- a CDS encoding SDR family oxidoreductase: MSSLQNKVVVVTGGSEGIGRALVESLLQQGAKVATCSRNYDKLYQLQTLNPNKPLFIYQADVSSEQDCHTFIDKVVKLYGTIDILVNNAGISMRGLFAETDLETLRKVMDVNFWGTVYCTKFALPYILQQKGSIVGISSVAGYRGLPGRSGYSASKFAVNGWMEALRTELMESGVNVIWVCPGFTASNIRNAALNEDAKPMGEGLMDEGKMMTAEECAGYILQAIEKRKRTLVLTGTGKQAVFMNRFFPALADKLVRKFYYKEGKLVK, translated from the coding sequence ATGAGTTCATTACAAAATAAAGTAGTGGTGGTAACAGGAGGTTCGGAAGGAATAGGCAGGGCCTTAGTGGAGTCTTTGTTACAGCAGGGTGCTAAAGTAGCTACCTGCAGCAGAAACTATGATAAGCTGTATCAGTTGCAAACCTTGAATCCCAACAAACCATTATTCATTTACCAGGCCGATGTTAGCAGCGAGCAGGATTGTCACACTTTTATTGATAAAGTAGTGAAGCTGTACGGCACTATTGATATATTAGTGAACAACGCCGGCATTAGCATGCGCGGTTTATTTGCAGAAACAGATCTGGAAACCCTGCGCAAGGTGATGGACGTTAACTTCTGGGGCACCGTATACTGCACCAAGTTTGCACTGCCTTACATATTACAGCAGAAAGGCTCTATAGTGGGTATTTCTTCTGTAGCGGGTTACCGTGGCCTGCCGGGTCGTAGCGGTTACTCGGCTTCTAAGTTTGCCGTGAATGGCTGGATGGAAGCATTGCGTACCGAACTGATGGAGTCGGGAGTGAATGTAATATGGGTGTGTCCGGGCTTTACTGCTTCCAACATACGCAATGCAGCATTGAACGAAGATGCCAAACCCATGGGTGAGGGCCTGATGGATGAAGGCAAGATGATGACAGCGGAAGAGTGTGCTGGTTACATTTTACAGGCCATTGAAAAGCGCAAAAGAACATTGGTGCTTACAGGCACCGGCAAACAGGCGGTATTTATGAATCGCTTTTTTCCGGCGTTGGCTGATAAGCTGGTAAGAAAATTCTATTACAAGGAAGGCAAACTGGTAAAGTAA
- a CDS encoding SAM hydrolase/SAM-dependent halogenase family protein, with product MPIITLTTDIGQNDYIVGAIKGQLLTADPSCNIVDITHCLSPFNYLQAAYICGNAYKYYPAGTIHILLVNLFDTHPDHMLVASHNNQYIACPDNGILTLITGAKPADIVAVPIEQQSSMGVLQITQSLAAALGLLMKGAALPQIGDPRVKMEEKYPLRATVGPDWMEGQIIFIDNFENVVVNITQQEFEEQRKGRKFKIVFTRNEMIDTLSRNYASVAAGEKLAWFNSAGYLEIAINKGNVAGLFGLQGFSETAKHATLHNKWFYQTVRIFFE from the coding sequence ATGCCCATTATCACGCTTACAACAGACATAGGCCAGAATGATTACATTGTTGGTGCTATTAAAGGACAGTTATTAACTGCTGATCCTTCCTGCAATATTGTGGACATAACACACTGTTTATCGCCCTTCAATTATCTGCAGGCTGCGTATATATGTGGCAATGCCTATAAATATTATCCTGCCGGCACTATACATATATTGCTGGTAAACCTTTTTGATACCCATCCGGATCATATGCTGGTGGCATCGCATAACAACCAATATATTGCCTGCCCTGATAACGGTATACTTACACTGATAACAGGGGCCAAACCTGCAGACATAGTGGCCGTTCCGATAGAGCAGCAAAGCAGTATGGGCGTGTTGCAAATAACCCAGTCGCTGGCGGCTGCATTGGGGCTGCTGATGAAAGGGGCTGCATTGCCGCAAATTGGCGATCCGCGTGTGAAGATGGAAGAAAAGTATCCGTTACGTGCTACCGTTGGGCCTGACTGGATGGAAGGACAGATTATTTTTATTGACAACTTTGAGAACGTAGTGGTGAACATTACGCAGCAGGAATTTGAAGAACAGCGGAAAGGACGTAAGTTTAAGATAGTGTTTACCCGTAATGAGATGATTGATACGCTAAGCCGCAACTATGCTTCGGTGGCCGCAGGCGAAAAGCTGGCCTGGTTTAACTCGGCCGGTTACCTGGAAATAGCTATCAACAAAGGTAACGTGGCGGGCCTGTTTGGTTTGCAGGGCTTTTCAGAAACGGCTAAACATGCTACACTTCACAATAAATGGTTTTACCAGACGGTACGTATCTTTTTTGAATAA
- a CDS encoding lysophospholipid acyltransferase family protein — MRRFLQYIYSVWALLWFVLLMIVVLPLVLLTALLGKQRGGPVVYFLCRWWGRLWYIITGIRHKEVYEAPHDKKRQHIFVANHSSYMDIPCAVRCIHQPMRVLGKAEMVKYPVFGIIYRMAVILVDRSSAKRRAESMLHLKAAVHSGISVFIFPEGTFNETPHPLKNFFDGAFRIAIETQTPIKPILFVDAIDRLHYRGLLELTPGKNRTVFLEEVDVTGLTMADVSMLRNKVHGIMDAGMRRYRHYKDVSTQQAT, encoded by the coding sequence ATGCGGCGTTTTTTACAATATATCTATTCTGTTTGGGCGCTGCTCTGGTTTGTACTATTGATGATAGTGGTGTTGCCACTGGTGTTACTCACTGCTTTACTAGGTAAACAACGTGGCGGGCCGGTAGTGTATTTTTTATGCCGGTGGTGGGGAAGGCTTTGGTATATAATAACCGGTATTCGCCATAAAGAAGTGTATGAGGCGCCGCACGACAAAAAGCGTCAGCACATATTTGTAGCCAATCACAGTAGTTATATGGATATCCCCTGTGCGGTACGGTGTATTCACCAACCTATGCGGGTGCTGGGAAAAGCTGAAATGGTAAAATATCCCGTGTTTGGCATTATTTACCGCATGGCGGTGATACTGGTAGATAGAAGTAGTGCCAAACGCCGGGCAGAAAGTATGCTGCATTTAAAGGCAGCTGTGCATAGTGGAATTTCAGTGTTTATTTTCCCGGAGGGTACTTTTAATGAAACCCCGCATCCATTAAAGAATTTTTTCGATGGCGCTTTTCGTATTGCCATAGAAACGCAAACTCCTATTAAGCCCATATTGTTTGTTGATGCAATTGACCGTTTGCATTATCGCGGTTTACTGGAGCTAACACCAGGTAAAAACAGAACCGTTTTCCTGGAAGAAGTGGATGTTACCGGTTTAACGATGGCAGATGTGTCTATGTTACGCAATAAAGTGCATGGTATTATGGACGCAGGCATGCGCAGATACCGCCATTATAAAGATGTTTCTACCCAACAGGCTACCTGA
- a CDS encoding GlxA family transcriptional regulator has protein sequence MIHLAVAQPCENRLLSTASIIDVFESVNWLYQQQGHPPFFHIEMVDESQLASGIQYQLILLPAFGMIPIADALQANQQFIPWLQQQYAQGAAIGSFCSGAFLLAASGLLNGKKATTHVMYADALQNSFPEIKLCPEAVVTHDSNVYTSGGATCSFHLMLHLLEKYCGRPIAVQIAKLFSIDMDRNQQAYFSGFQPSKSHSDSLVKEAQQEIESKYMEIATIDGMVKNMPVSPRNFMRRFKQATGITPINYLQNTRIEAARNLLEHTNDSITDIMYSVGYGDMKSFRILFTRITGLSPKAYREKYALTTQAAVYAD, from the coding sequence ATGATACATCTAGCCGTAGCCCAGCCATGCGAAAACCGTTTATTAAGCACCGCGTCTATTATTGACGTTTTTGAATCGGTGAACTGGTTATACCAACAACAAGGGCATCCCCCGTTTTTTCATATAGAGATGGTAGATGAAAGCCAGCTTGCTTCGGGTATACAATACCAGCTTATTCTGCTGCCTGCTTTTGGCATGATACCAATAGCTGATGCGCTGCAGGCCAACCAGCAGTTTATACCCTGGCTACAACAACAATATGCGCAGGGTGCAGCTATTGGTAGCTTTTGTAGCGGGGCCTTTCTGCTGGCTGCATCCGGCCTGCTTAATGGCAAAAAGGCCACTACCCATGTGATGTATGCCGATGCCTTACAAAACAGCTTTCCCGAAATAAAGCTATGTCCCGAAGCAGTGGTTACACACGATAGCAATGTGTATACCAGTGGCGGCGCTACCTGTAGCTTTCATCTGATGTTGCACCTGTTAGAGAAATATTGCGGCAGGCCCATTGCTGTGCAGATAGCCAAACTATTTTCTATTGATATGGACCGCAACCAACAGGCATATTTCTCCGGCTTCCAGCCCAGTAAAAGCCATTCAGATAGCCTGGTAAAAGAAGCCCAGCAGGAAATTGAAAGTAAGTACATGGAAATAGCCACCATCGATGGCATGGTGAAGAATATGCCTGTTAGTCCGCGCAACTTCATGCGCCGTTTTAAGCAAGCTACCGGCATTACCCCCATCAATTACCTGCAAAACACACGTATTGAAGCTGCCCGTAATTTGCTGGAACATACCAATGATAGCATTACAGACATTATGTATAGTGTGGGCTATGGCGATATGAAATCTTTCCGCATCCTTTTTACACGCATCACCGGCCTTTCGCCCAAAGCATACCGCGAAAAGTATGCACTCACCACCCAGGCGGCTGTGTATGCGGATTAA